One Carettochelys insculpta isolate YL-2023 chromosome 1, ASM3395843v1, whole genome shotgun sequence genomic window, GAACCTATTGGCTGTAAGTAGTAATAACAACCATATATGTGGTTTCCATCAGATACAGGGTTTACAATTTTgttcagtggctttcagcacctccgctataaaaattgttccaattCCCCAGTCTTAACGTAGGGTCATTGTACTGCTTGTCAAAATGCAGGGTGATATGTATGTCAAGACATTGCAATGAGTAACTTCCTCCCACGATGAGTAACCACAACGGTCATTTCTACACTTATTTGACCCCTTGCAGAAATTCGGTTGGGCACATGTGGTACTGAACACAAGATGGGCTGTGCAGAAAAATGCTATATGCGTTTGCAATTTGCAATTTTTTGCCACTTCATCTGCAACTGCAAGCAAAGACATTCTTCAGTATACTTCACAATGTAGACAATGTAGGTCTCTATCAATAATGTGCTTATTCTATTGTTTTAAAAGTTCGGTACAATTATTTCATACACATGCCTGGCAATTCAGCTTTTTTGACATATCAGTATATGGAAACTTACCAATTTCTCCTACAGCAGGAAGAGGACATATTAGTCAGCTATTAATGGGCTGAATTGATTTTTACGTGACAATGTCATCCCATTCAATCTAAGTTTGTCtaataggaaaatatttttccactgAAACATGTGATGAACATTGTGCTGATCGAAACACCGCAAATTAATATCAGACCCACACTCTGCAATAAGAATCTAGTCATGTACAAGTATACAGCTCGTTGAGGCTGATACTTGAGTAGTGAGTTGTAACAAAACCAAGCAAGATGGTAAACATGTTTAGAAATGAGGTAAACATGGTCCTAATGGTGAAGATGGCAAAGTGGAAAAACAGAGTTCAGACAAAACTAGATTTCATCTTCTGATTCCTGATCTCGTTCAGAAGTCTTCAGTAATCCCATCTCCATTGACTGGGCCTGTTTAATCTTCGAACGAACTACCCTGGAGACAGCgtgggaaaagaaaagaagagaagagatttGCCACATCATTTTACATTCGAAAATAAAGTGAATTAAATGCTGACCTGGCTATTCTTACAGCGGACGCAAAGTTAATCATTTTATCACCAAGGAGCCAGAATGACTAATTGATTaggaaaaactggaagaactAAAATATGGCCAAAGAATGACCAAATGGGGATATTTGCCTGCAAGAATAGAAAAGGGTATAAACAATAAGGAAGATGGTATAAAAGCCAGATGGGCCAAATAACTGCCGTCACAAGGATGAAACTTGATACTTCCCATATAACATGTCACAGAAAATCAGGACTTGTTATTTTTTAATCAGAATAAATACAGTAGACCACcaacttacacagaggttgcattcttggcaacctccatgtaactcGAATTTGTGCATAActcgggagccaggaaactgaccagcccaaaTGATCAGTTTCCAGTCTCTTgtgagtagtggggagctgggagccaggctccagctccctgccactcacagaagacaggaaactgaccagccccggTGCTGATCAGTTCCCCAGCTCCAAAAaaaggaggggagcctggagacagatgacaggttggctcccggctcccctccactagTGGGAGCTGGGGAACTGATGAGCACCAGAGCTGGtcaagtttcctggctcccacagtgaggtggggagctgggaaccaggcagcagactggctcccagctcccctccactgtcgGGAGCCGGAAAACTGACCATCATATTGCtagtcactttcctggctcccgccagcagtggggagccaggcgcaTCAtcttcctggcttcccccagatgGGGAAGCCAAGAAGAAGCTGCACCAttgtggctgcccccacccccagcttcccccagctggggcaagcaAGGGGAGAGACACccacagagcagcttctccctgcttcccccagcctggggcggagccaggtgggcagacagcagcagagcagctttgcgTTGCACTTATCTCGTGTTAACGCAAGTTAAACGCAACTTGAAATCACACATTTCGTGAGTTTACTGTATCATGAGAACAACCATATTCCTACAGTTGAGAATAAAGGGATAAAAGAGGCCAAAACAAAATTTAGTCAGGCAAACGTATGAACAATGAAGACTGTTTGAGCTATGTAATAGTCTACAAATAAGTGGTAATAACATTCTGATTTTAGCAATTTAAAACTCCGGCAGATAAGCATTATCAGCTAGCATGCGACAGGGACTCTGACTATCCAAAGACCTAGAACAGAGGCTCTCAACCAGGGATCACCAGCAGGGTGCACAGAGGTCTTCCATGGCGTTTATCAAtccagggtgaaagtaacttggAACTTCTTACAGGTACTCTCATATTCCAACTCAGGTGCCAGCCACGCTTTAAAGAGCTCCCTGCTGATttctgccacagctcagccagatcTTGCCAAAGCCACACACCTGCTTATCTTCACACCTGAtatcaattcatctagatatttgcctcgttttacaacaggctacataaaagagCAATagcgaagtcagtacaaactaaaatatcATAGAGATAGACGTGAgtgatttttcagtaatagtgtgcacTTATATTTTTGTGTCTGACTTAGCGAGCAACGATTTTCTAAAATGGAGGTGAAACCTGGGTTGCACAAGtcaaatcagattcctgaaaggagAATAGTagtttggaaaggttgagagacactgaTCTTGAAGTTATTTTTTAGCTCTAACTTTGCAGTGCAATTCTAGacaatgtaaaaagaaatatagCCAATTTATGTGAGATGCCAGTTAACAATGGTAAAATAGCCTTTTGTTTACAAAAAacaagttgaacccctctagtccagcactttctgcTGTGGCAACAACTGTAGTCTGACCTGATTTTAGtaagccagatgtccacttattaggggtgtgcccaagtttctcgaggttccataaagtttgtttatagcccctgtcctggctctcagtgttctgttatttagctgtaatttacttctgAAATATctttaagagctcagtaagcaatggaaatgttgttaatgctgctagacaatatcgattttccatggtttggcaaattctctggtttggcactgttcaggtcctgagggtcttggactacagaggttcaacctacttATTTTCCCATTCACTAGAGTGGTCAGTTATGTAATGGTAATGAATGAGCAGCATCTATCTTTATTTTACCTTGCAAGTGGGCAGAGGGAATCCTTTATCCCATGAGCCTAAAAACTTACACTGATGATGCTACAGACACTCGGTGCTCCAAAGGTTAGTTCTGTAATTAACTTACCAGCTGACAATAGTGTAATTTACAGCCAGTATAAGAAAAGCAAAGGCATAATGCCAGCAATAGCACATTGTCAAGAACATCATATTATTGTGATCCATTTGGTTCCATTCCAGTCTCCCATTTGGAGGATAAAGTACAAAGCCAatctgtaattaaaattaaatatatgcaATTATATTTATTTGATATTTGTTCTTTGCCATATAATGCATTACTTGTGAGGCACAGGTCACATGGCAAACATTTGCAGAACATTTTTAATTGTACCAAAGATGACCTCTAAGTGTACTACAACAAAACAATTTTATATCATCATACCACAATTAGATTATTTCTAAGATCACACTATAGTGCTGAAAGGCAAAGAAATCTCATCAAAGATACAGGGCCAGCTCCAGAGAGTACTCTCTCCCCCTGATTATTTCTCAAGAAGGGAAACTTCGCCAGCCCAGCTGATCCTGTGACTGTCAGCTTTATGTGATACAAGATGACAAAGTAGCATCTCTTCTTCTATGCCCTAAAAGTGGAAAACACTACCAGTCAGAAAATAGTCAGCGATTGCCCACATGTACTAGTTTTTATTGCATTCTCCCTTCTTGATATTAATGAAGTTCTGTTGTGGGATGGGAGCAATGATCATTTTAGACTGCAAACTATGGCAACTAACGTATTCATTTCAAGAAAGGAGACTTTAATTGACAAGTTTTAATAAAAAACGGGCATTGAAACTGTGAAATCAGTAAAAAGTGAAAAGAACTCTGCATGTATGCATGAAGTTTCCATTTTCAGCCCAGGAAAGCTTAAGCccaagtaaatttgttagtctttaaggtgccacaggactcctctttgCTTAGAGCCACACCATTGCAGAAGATCGACGTGCTCAGGGCCAATCTTCGGGGTTTTCAATTTGTACATGCATAAAACGgcgctttctggggtcaaagtcagTCCCAGAATTCCTCACGAgtggcgaggattaaggaaggagAATGGGAAAAATACTCCGTCAACCCTCTTCTGTGTTGACAGACATCAAAGTTGACCACTGGTAAGTCAGTTGCAGGTATACAACTAGCATAGCTAACATTACTTATCGGCAGTCAATTTCTAAGTCtatttttttgctgaaacagaataacatggctactgctctgaAACTTGTATATATTCTCCAGACTGTGGGTGAAATTTCTTTCCAAAATAGTACAAAAGTTTAACATCCTTATATAAGGCTCCAAGCTAGGGCCTGTTATGATGGTGACTTTTTTTGAGACACTGACACCTTTTCAACTCCTAACAGACAATTTTCACATAAGCCATCAGGCGATAGTGACTTATGGTTGATAAGGTTTTCACTAGAATAGCACTAGTTCCTTAGGCTATCTAGTACCCTCTCACATCATTTCTAAGCAGTCTGGCTGATAACAGTTGAAGTGGATTGAATGCATTTTGCTTCACAGGCAGAGTATCTGATGAATCAGGGCACTAGTGATACAAAAGGAAAGCTCACTCATCTTTTACAGATTTGCAGTTCTGCTGTCAGTGTGCAGTATTCAATCACCTATAGAGCTGAAGTCTACCATGCAAATGTGGAAAAAGCCACATTTGTATCTCAGAACTcttatttttctatttaattcaTTGTGTTGTATCCGAGACCAAAAACCTCTTAGAACTAATCAGTCTCCTGTCTTAATGAATAttagacaaacaaaataaatgacaACATCTAACTGTTCTGTGGTAAACCTTGATAGTCAAGCAAGAAAACTCCATAAACAATAAAATACGGCATTAAGTTCTGAGTCAGTGGATAGTTTTTTGAGTTCAGTTATGGAAAAGTTAGGTCATTTTAGAGGTTTCTTTGCTCGTGCAAATGTATAAATATTGATTTGCTACAAAGTCTAGTTTTGCCAAAGAACCCCACATGTTTGCATTCACCAAAACTGgccaacatgtttttttttttaaaaaaaggaaatcagTCTAGAcacaggaggaaagaaaaagttaCTATAGCGACCACAGTTCTCCAGCACAGGACTGCTGGTATCCCTATTTCTGTTGTAAGACAGCAGTGATTTATGCAATGAGTATGTGCCATCATTTCTCTAATAAGTACACTGTTTTGAGAAAAGCAAAAATAATTACTGTATGGCCACTAAACACCAGCTAGGTATACAGAATGAACAAATGGTGAGAGCAATGTCTATTAGACTTTTAAGAGGTAATTCTAGTGAATGATACTAGTGCCATATCGCTGAAGTATTACTGTTTTGGGGCACTTGTTTCACCTGTTCCATTTCCAAAGTTCTGAAAGTGTCAGACTGATCAGCTGAGATGGTTTTTAGGAAACAGAAAGATGGGACTAAGCCAACACATGATTCAACATACTTCTCCCTTTCCCGTCTCTTTACAGCAATGCCAATGAACTGTTCATATGGCCTTTTCTCTATCCTCTACTTTGACTGTGCTTTGAGAAGTATTTACTTACTAATTTTCCAGTAGATTTTCTAAATTTTAGACAAACCTCGTctgtaaaaaaaacattttatttatctAGTGCCACTAAGTAACTGTTTGTTTACGCAATTCATACAGTATTTTCCAGGGCTGGGACTGTCTAGTGATTACAGCAAAGGACCAAAGCTGAATTCCTAAACTGTAGTCTTATTTCAGTCTCTGAAAACAGACATACTTGAAAAAtggcttccccatctgtaaaatgtttaCTAAGCATTTCTATATCCTCAGAGGGAAATACAGGATTATAGTTATTAACGAGTGTTTTCAGATGTATGCATAAAAGGCACTATGTAAGTGCACAGTTATGTCTGGAAGAAGCAACAAATGGACAAAGTGAATATTACAGATAAAAGGAGGAAATCCTAATAGCTGGACACATTGACTCACCTGCCAGAGCCAGCTACCTTGCAGAATGCAGAGACTTGTCCGGAGCATCTCAAGTACAATGCTGCCACGGAAAAAGACTTCCAGAAATATGCAAAAAGCTGCTCCAAAGATAGCCACTAAAAGTAACTGGTGAACATGAAAATCGAGCATGGCTCGCCCATGTATATGGTAATAAAAGAGAAAACCTGTGACAACAAAGGAACTGATCAATCTTTTGAGACAATAGCATAATACCTGGCCTCTGTTTTAATGACACCTTGTACTTCCCCTCACTTCCCACTAGAAACCATGACAGTTCCTTCTATAATGAGCTCCTTTAaaaaggtatcaaaacaaaaagcagtcaagtagcactttaaagactagtctttaaagtgctacttgactgctttttgttttgatgagtatatagactagcacggcttactctctgttactttaaaaaGGTTTATTCCATATGGAGTCCAGCTGAGAAATGCACAAAGGCAGCATTTACATTATAGTAGCACCCAGAGGCTGCACAGAGGATTAGGCCCCTTTGGACTATAAGACAGAAGCAGGCACAAAAGCAGAGACCTATAATTATACATACACATGATCTTCTGGTTGGGTTCTAGTTATACAATCCAATCACCACACAATACTAAGGTGGGTGCAGCTCCATAAAGCAGCCAGTTGTTGCCCCGCAGCCAGCGTGGAGAGCGGAGTGACAGGGGGTGGAGGTTGTTAATTCCCTTCTCCAAGCTGGCTGTGGAGCCTGGGAGAAGGGGGTTGATTCCTCACTATATTTCCTCTGTGGCACTCTTCAAAGCCCACCCCAGTTATTCTGTTCAGGAAATGGGGTGGGAATTTGCCCTAATAAAAATGGGATTAACATAAAATATTACTACACTCTCTCTACAGTGTAACAAAGGTGATGCTATAATACACTTgctttatgttttctgtaaacaGAAGGTTCAgggctgagatttttttcaaactcCTTTAAAGGGGTTAAGTGCCCCACTGAAATGATGGCACTCTATCCCCTAGGCCTCAGTTCCAGTCCAAAGGACTGCTGCTTGAAAACAACAACCATACACTTGGTTGACTGGTTCCTCAGTTTTATCTGGGTTCTGTACACATGAGTAAACTCACCTTCAATGAAAACTGCTAACGAAAGCATCAGCCTATCCAAGGCCACTGGCAATACACTGGTGCCATGAGCCACAACGTCCACCAGCCCTGAGATGCCGTAGAAGAGATACATGGTGGCATGCTGCCAGTTCATCAAATGATCCCAGTGTTTTTCCTCATAATTGTACAACTTCAGATGAGGCCCATCAGGAACAAACTGCTCAGCTACCATACCTGCATGTGAAACAACACGGAAATGTGGGTGGCTACACTAGGGCTTACCTAAGGCACAGATGGATTTTAAGTCCTAAGCTATTCAAGTGAAGACAGCGCTTTACTCAACAGAAGCAGCAGGCCAGCTGTGCTACTGTCCTGGCATTATGCCAACATTAACAGTGCAGATTGTCACTTTACGTTGTTTCTAATCTAGTCTAACTGCTGTTGTCTGTGATCTACTGCCTAAATCTGTAGCGACCATTCACTGGCTACACAGTAGCTTAAGAATGGGTTTAACATACCTGGCCTCCCAAGAATCAAAGTTCAAGTCTCAGCAGAGTCACCCTaggtgagcaagctttttacgtagggccccacttttcatccctgccaaTAGCAGTGCTCCCCCAACCTGTCTGATGTAagccaaactgacagaaattttggttatgttcacataaAAAATCTTTCAGCATGTATAAGGAAATAAGTATGTAGACTATAAAAACTTTTTAAATCAGTATACaactgtgaatacacatatataaaatctGTAACACActtcaacattttcaatgagatggatgagcccgagacccagcagctgatcgtgctgcaccccccttgtgaaatttcatgctcccccAGGGAGTCTGCCCCCCCACCGTGCACCCGTACCCCAGGGTACGTCTATACTCATGGGAAGATTGATGAGCTGCAGGCTGATCTTCCCCAGGTCAATTTAGCACGCCTAGTGGAGATGCACTAAATCAAGATGTCAGGGCTCCACCATCACCCCCAATACTCttggcagtcacaaggagtaaggaaagttgacGGGAAAACGTCTCCTATCAATCTCCCACTGTGCGGACAGAAGCAAAAATCCATTTTACAGAAGtccactccagctacacaatgCTCAGAGTtgaatttgcatatctaaaatcaatttttcttcctagtgtagaccaggcctcaacCTCTCACCTTTCTGCAGTATGTATATTGGTATGACAATTAGTTGACTACATGGGGATTATTTCCTAAAATGTGTTAAAGGCAGGGATCCCTTGCTTTGCACATGGGCATTAAAGCTCCCATGGGGCTTTGTGTTTTATGCTGGAGGGtgttgttttttcttgttttttttttttttaacttttcctcccTCACCCTCCCAGCTAGCTACAGCCCTCCATCCCAGtgacagctgcatttcagtggcattttgtgtgtacactgtagtttataaagcactttgtgTTGAGGCAttctatataaatatatattttaaactgaAGATTAGCATAATGGAGCCAAATACACCCTGAACATATTCAAATTGTTATATTACAGAGCAAATGCACATTTTTTCCACATTTGTTTCAGTTCCAACCACATCCACAtactcccatcctggagctttcgtTTCCTTCTCTCCCTCAGTCTTTTCTCTCCACACTTCAAATGAGGGCAGAATTACAATACAATAAAACAATAAACTGCTGCAGTAAAAGAAAATGAGTGTCAGTTTAGCATTTTCTAAAAAGGCAACCAGTCTTGATCTGGAGatatcaagagatggagaatccaccagttACTTTAGTCGTTTGTCCTACTGGTTAATTGCCCTCACTGTTAGTGTGACATTAATTcatgtttttggtttctgtttatAAAACAAACACCTCTGTTATGAAACTGACATtgaatatataattttaaaagataatgataccatggctacgtctacacgtgcagccaacatcgaaatagtctatttcgatgaataacgtctacacgtcctccagggctggcaacgtcgatgttcaacttcgacgttgctcagcccaacatcgaaataggcgcagcaagggaacatctacacgtcaaagtagcacacatcgaaatagggatgccaggcacagctgcagacagggtcacagggcggactcaacagcaagccgctcccttaaagggcccctcccagacacagttgcactaaacaacacaagatacacagagctgacaactggttgcagcccctgtgcctgcagcatagatccccagctgccgcagaagcagccagaagccctgggctaagggctgctgcccacggtgaccatagagccccgcaggggctggagagagagcatctctcaaccccccagctgatggccgccatggaggacccagcaatttcgacgttgcgggacgcggatcgtctacacggtccctacttcgacgttgaacgtcgaagtagggcgctattcctatctcctcatgaggttagcgacttcgacgtctcgccgcctaacgtcgaagttaacttcgaaatagcgcccgacgcgtgtagatgcgacgggcgctatttcgaagttggtgccgctacttcgaagtagcgtgcacgtgtagacgcagctcatatgaaCAAGCACGTCCCTCACCCTTCTACTTTATCTCATTAAAACCAGAGTCTGACTTACCAATCAGGGCGAATACTGCTTTGACGATTCCCTCAATAAATTCCAAACGCTGAAATCCTGCCCTGGAACCAAGGTAACAAGCGTTCTTGTTCTTTCGACAGACATACTTCACTGGGTACTTCACTGACCACCAAAAgccaaagaggaggaaaaaactCCCAGGCAAAGCATGACCTTTGAAATTGCCCATGCCTCTCTATAATGCAAAAACCTGAAGAGAAATACAGATTGCTGACTCAGTAAGTCATTTCTAGTAAGACTGTCAACTATAATTTCATATATATAGGCTGTAAATTTCTAAGGACCCTAAATGAGTTAGTTGTCCAAATGCTACTGAAAATCAGTGAGACCTGTGCACCTAATTCCCTTAGGTTGCTTTAAAAATCCTAGCCGGAGTCTTACAAATTTGCATAACTTTGCAGAATGAGAAATGTAGTAATGAGatgcttggtgtaaggctaaaggctgaggacaacagtcaatgctttgttaacatacagcaaagctaaaggcctcaagcctgaccAACAGTAGGTTAAAGTAAAAACTGTGCTAGATAGATTCTGCCCATAGAAatacagcaagagacagagctgataagcCACAGGGCCTAAGAGCACATAAAAACACCTGAAAGCACCAAAagccaggcacttagtgatacCCAAAAACACagcctgcttagtgccatgcactccccataccctccccacagataacagcttagcaccaggtacatt contains:
- the TMEM45A gene encoding transmembrane protein 45A, which codes for MGNFKGHALPGSFFLLFGFWWSVKYPVKYVCRKNKNACYLGSRAGFQRLEFIEGIVKAVFALIGMVAEQFVPDGPHLKLYNYEEKHWDHLMNWQHATMYLFYGISGLVDVVAHGTSVLPVALDRLMLSLAVFIEGFLFYYHIHGRAMLDFHVHQLLLVAIFGAAFCIFLEVFFRGSIVLEMLRTSLCILQGSWLWQIGFVLYPPNGRLEWNQMDHNNMMFLTMCYCWHYAFAFLILAVNYTIVSWVVRSKIKQAQSMEMGLLKTSERDQESEDEI